Genomic window (Fodinibius salicampi):
AATAATATAAGTTGTCCCCCGGCTCCTAGTATACCTGCCAGACTTCCATATATGATTGATTTTGTATCATATTGTACTTTCCATTCTACCTGGTACAGGGCAAAGATGCAGGGAGGAATCATGGTGAACGCCCAAACGGCATATCCCAGAGTTGCGGGAAACCCATTTTTTTCAGGTATTTCTATAAATGCGCCCCAAATTCCCCAGAAAAATGTTGTTAATACAGCATACCATAACCAACGTTTATCAGACATAATATTTATCCATATTTATCACACAAAAAGTGACAGATAATTGTTTTAAACTATAATGGCATTTATTTAAGAAACAAAATGAAAGATAATTATCCTATAAAAAAGGAAAGAAAAACTAAAGTATTGTTTTTGGCTTAATAATTAATTAATTATTGGTGTTTTGAAGTGATTTTAAGTATTCATCATATAAACGATTCTACAGATCGTATTGTAAGTTATATGATTGATATGAGTCTTAAGGGATTATTCAAATTTATTCATATCGTATAAGCTTCTATGATTATATCAATATATATTAAAGGGTGGGGGAAGAAGGTTTGAGTATCGGTATGATGGTTTCTATGTAGTTTATTAAACGATAAAGGAGATAAAATTGGAAATAAATTAAGGTGAATGACTATGAGTAACGGCTTTGGACGCAAGGAGTTTTTAAAGCTTATCGGATTAGCGGGTTTTACGGGTACAGGTCTTTTTTCAAATTTTACCGATGATTCTGAACATGGAGTATCGTATAAGAAGAAACAAATCCAGCGATTTAATATGCACGGCTATGCCGCTCCAGCACTGGAAACCGTGCGGATAGGAATTATAGGAGTAGGGAACAGGGGATCAGGTGCAGTCAGACGGCTTGCCCGTATTGAGGGGACCGATATAAAAGCTATTTGTGATCTGGAACAGCAAAGGGTCGAGTCGGCCATAGATTCGATCAAGGACACTTCTCATAATCCTGAAGGTTATTATGGCAGTGAAGAGGAGTGGAAGAAGGTGTGCAATCGGAAAGATATCGACCTTATATATATATGTACTCCTTGGGAGTGGCATACCCCTATGGCTGTATTTGCTATGGAGCACGAAAAACATGCGGCAACTGAAATTCCAGCAGCGCAGACTATTGAGGAGTGTTGGAAACTGGTTGAGACCTCGGAGAAGACCCGACGGCATTGTATGATGCTGGAAAACACCTGTTATGATTTTTTTGAGATGGTCACTTTAAATATGGCTCGCAATGGATTTTTCGGAGAGATTATTCATGGGGAAGGCGCTTATATCCATCAGCTGATCAACCACAATTTTTCTAAGGATAACTATAGTAATATGTGGCGTTTGAACGAAAACAGGGACAGAAATGGGAACTTGTATCCTATGCATGGTTTAGGGCCGATCGCCCAGACAATGAATCTTAATTCCGGAGATCAGATGGATTATATGGTATCAATGTCCAGCAAAGATTTTATGATGCGGGAGAAGGCGAATGAGCTGGCAGAAGAAGATGACTTCTGGGAGCAGTATGCCGACTGGGACTACAGGGGAAATATGAATACCAGTACCATTCGGACTCATAAAGGACGGACAATTATGCTGCAGCACGATGTCACTTCACCCCGTCCCTATACTCGAATACATCTGTTGAGCGGTACCAAAGGAATGGCAAGAAAATGGCCATTGCCGGCAAAGATAGCAACAGATCACAGTGGTTGGATTTCAGAGGAAGAGTTCAACGAGCTGGAAGAGAAATTTACCCCGAAAATCACTAAAAAGGTAGGAGAAATGGCCCGACAGGTAGGTGGCCACGGAGGTATGGATACGTTGATGGACTGGAAGCTGATTGACTGTCTCCGCAATGGTTTGCCCCTGGATATGACCGTTTATGATGCGGCCCTGTGGAGCTCGGTTATCCCGCTAAGTGAACGGTCTGTTGCCAACCGATCTGAAACGCTGGATGTGCCTGATTTCACAGGTGGGGCCTGGAAGAGCAATGAACCGCTGATGGATATCGAACTTCGGCGGGGAGGGACAACACAAATTATTTAATTACCCAACTTTCTGAAGGGCTTAACTTAATCTCTCATTATTTTCTGTAAAGGTAGGAGGGGGGGAACTCTTGGAACTATTTCACATAAAAAAAGCCCGCTCAAAAATGAGCGGGCTTCTATATTTTAATCAATAAATCGATTATTTACTTATAATCAAGACTGCGTACATCAGTTGCACTCAATCCTTTAGGAGTTTCTTCGACGTTGAATTCTACACTTTCACCGTCTTCAAGACCTTGATTATAGTCTAAGTTTTCTACGTTGTTTCGGTGGACGAATACATCTTTGCTTCCGTCCTCAGGTTCGATAAATCCAAATCCTTTTTCTACGTCGAACCATTTAACTTTACCTTGTTGTGCCATTTATACTATGTATTGTTTTGTCACCTACGGTTTAATCCCTTGATTAGAATTTATGTTGTCAAATTCTGGAAAGGAGTTCACACGATAGGTGGGAATTAAATATAACATACCAAGATAATAATCTGTAAACGGAATTTCCATATTTATTTTATATCGTTTTTTGAACAGGTATTGATGTTTATAAAACTTTTTTCCGGAAAAAGGGAATAAAAGAGCATATATATCTGTTATATGCATAGAATTACCGAAACAGGGTAATGTTTTGATTCTTTTCAAAAGTCCGGGATATTACCTTAAGACGGAGTAAATAAACGAACGTAAAAAATCATTTATATATAAGAGGTAAAGTTACTATGGATATTAAAAAACTATTATTTGGTTTGGCTACTTTTGCACTATTAATAAGCTCTGTACCCCAGAAAGTAGCGGCGCAATGGAGTTTAGGCGCTTCTTACGAGATAAGAGATGAAGAACCGGAAAATGGGTTCGGTGTTCGCCTGGAACGAGATATTTTGCAGCGTCTGCCGATTGTAAACCTGGGTTTACGCGGACATTTTAGTTACTTCAATGAAGAAAACTCCCTTTCGCGAGATGGAGTAACCTACTCAAGGGAACTTACAAATTATGATTACGGATTAGCTGCTGTAGGCGGTGTATCGGTTGGGCTTGTGGCTCCATATGTGGGATTGGGATTAGGATCAAGCACGATGGATGTAAATCGTGATGATTTACCAGAAGATTCCCCCTTCGATGAGGATGGAAGCGATAGCGCAATCTATTGGAATGGATTTGTAGGCGCTGAAATTAGTCCTGTTCCTTTATTAACTCCTTTTGTAGAATACCGCCTTGAGCAGGTAAGCAATTATGAAAATTTAGATGAGTCTATTAAAGAAGGAAATGGGCGGCTGATCTTTGGAGTCTCTATTAATTTTTAAATTTAAGATATTTTATCAGGCGGACACCATGTTGTGTCCGCCTTTTTTATTTATGATTGGAATTGAATAAACAGTTATTTTACTTATAAATAAGAAGCCCCGAACGTTATGGCTTCAAACCGAATAGGCTTTTTTTGTTAACAAGGTTCTATGGCTGAAACCAAAGCTACATATAATATTGATCTGGATGCACATACGCTTGCCCCACCCGAGCAGGCGAATCTGGATCAGCTTTTGCAGGTATGTCGAGACCATCTGGAAGAAGTTGATGAACAGATGGTTTCCCGTGCATTTAAGCTGTGTTACCTGTCCCATGAAGGCATCGAACGTGCCTCTGGAGAAGCTTTTTACCTGCATCCGGTAGCTGTGGCAGAAATTGTTGCATCAGAAATTAATATTGATGATGTATCGGTGGTTGCTGCTCTTTTGCACGATACCGTAGAAGATACCGGGGTTACCCTCGATGACATAGAGGAAAAGTTCGGTGAGGTGGTTTCCCATCTCATAGATGGAGTAACCAAAATTTCGGGTGTCTTTAAAAGCCGGGATACCAAGCAGGCAGAAACGTTTATGAAGCTGCTGCTCTCCATGGCGGAGGATATTAGGGTAGTACTCATAAAATTTGCCGACCGGCTTCATAATATGCGGACGATACAGCATCTTCCTCGCGAAAAGCAGATGCAAAAGGCCACTGAAACGATGGAGCTGTATGCACCGCTGGCCCACCGTTTTGGACTGTTTAATATGAAGAGTGAACTTGAGGATCTCTGTTTTAGGGTTATCGATCCCAATTCATATAAATTTATTGCCCGAAAACTGCGGGAGAAGAAAGAGGCACGGGAGAATTTCATCGAGGAGTTTATGGAGCCCATTAAGGAAGAGCTGGAAAAACAGGGGTTTACTTTCGAGATTAAGGGACGTCCCAAACATATATATTCGATTTTTCGGAAGATGCAGCGCCAGCAGAAACCTTTTGAAGAAATTTATGATCTGTTTGCTATCCGAATTATCCTTGAAGATCCCCACAGCAAGGAAGATTGCTGGCGCGTCTATTCAATTATTACCGATTGGTATACTCCAATCCCCAAGCGGTTTCGTGATTTTATCTCTGTACCAAAGGCGAACGGATACCAGTCTTTACATACTACCGTAATAACCAAGCAGGGGCGCAAGGTTGAAGTCCAGATACGTACCCGGCAGATGGATGATATCGCCGAAAAAGGTCTGGCAGCACACTGGAAATACAAAGAAGGGAAAAAAGGTTCTGAAACACTGGACAAATTTGTTCATTGGGTACGCGATGTACTCGATAATCCTCGCCCCGATGCGGCAACTGAATTTGTAAAAGATTTTCAGTTGAACCTATATCAGGATGAAATTTATGTTTTTACCCCACAGGGAGAGCTTCGAACGCTTCCGCAGGGAGCAACGCCCATCGACTTTGCTTTTGATATCCACAGTGAGATTGGAGAGCGGGCTATGGCAGCTAAAATAAATGGCAAGATGGCCCCCTTGAGGCAAAAGCTGGAAATTGGAGACCAGGTCGAGATTATTACGGGGAATAAAATCAATTTAAATCCCGACTGGATTAATGATGTGGTTACTCATAAAGCCAAATCGCGCATACGCCAGTATATTAAACAGCAGGAACGCGAGGTGGCCGATGAGGGACAGGAAATCTGGGAAAAACGAGCCAAGCGTGCGAATGTGGTGATCTCTGACCAAGACCTGATGAAGGTGGCTCATAAACTGAAGTTTGAGTCGACACAGGAGCTTTTCTACGAGATTGGGAAGGGCAACTTTGACGTCAGCAAGCTTTTGAAAGCTGCCAAGCAGTTCACTGGAAAGGGGCGTATCCAAAAGGAGGAAAAAGAACAGAAGAAAACCCCCATAACTGAGGAAGAGATTCAAAAAACCTATATTGATGCGGCCCGCTCTATAGGTGATGAGAAGGCCCTGGTTATCGACGATAATATCTCCAATATCAAGTACAGCTATGCCAATTGCTGTAATCCTATCCCTGGCGACGATGTAATTGGATTTATCAGCCGCACAGGTGATGTCAAAGTACATCGCTCGAACTGTAAAAACATACATCATTTAATCCAAACAGACGGCGAACGGGTCATTGATGTATCCTGGGCCAAGAATATTAGCTCTAAGTTCCTGGGAGCTGTTAAGATCGTTGGTGAAGACCGGGTAGGAATGATTAACGATATTACTGATATTCTTTCTAAATCCATGGAAACGAATATGAAGAGTATTAACGTTAATAGCGACAGCGGTATGTTTGAGGGCATCCTGACGGTCTATGTAGATAATATTGATCATCTTGATCGTGTGATCACTAAATTGCACAAAGTCGAAGGGGTGAAAAGCGTGTTCCGCTATGAATAATCACTTAGGATTGATCAACTATTTTATTCAGAAGTATTTAACCTCTGTTCTTAGCTGATAATTGCTTGAAATCCGTTAAAAAAGGCTATGTTAAGCATAGCAATACAAAATCACTGGCAAAACTTTCAAATCCGTCATAAAAGTAATATTATCAACCACCTCGTGGAAACAGGTATAAAAATAGATTTTTGTGCTTTATTCCAGTACTAATTGTGTGGTTTTTAAATGATGACTTATACCAAAAAAGATATTGTTCGACGCGTGGCAGAGCAGCTCGATGAACCAATGGTTCAGACAGAGCCGTGGGTTGAGGCTGTGTTGGTAGCCCTGCGGGAGACCATGATGGATGCGGATCCTACCTGTCGGATCGAATTGAGGGATTTTGGTGTTTTTGAAGTGAAGAAAACCAAGGCTAAGCCCAGGGCGCGAAATCCTCGAACAAACGAAGAGATTTATGTTCCCGCGCATCGAAAAACGCATTTTAAACCAAGTAAACTTTTAAAACAATTTCTGAAACAGCCTCTTGAAGAAGAGGAAATAGAAGAAATGGAAGGCTGATTGTGGCTAAATATGGCAGACTTATAGGAATCGATGTCGGTACCAAGTGGATTGGGTTGGCACGTACGGATTTGCTTAAAACCGTTGCAAATCCCATAGGGACCTATCACGATTCTGAAGTAATGGAAGCGCTCAAAAAGCTTGTTGAAAATGAACAGGTGGAAAAATTTGTGGTAGGATGGCCGCTCACCCCCGAAGGCGACGAAGGAAAAGCTATTAAGATGGTTCGTAGCTTTCTGAGTCGGCTGGAAGAGCATTTTCCTGATATGGAAGTTGCCAAGATGGATGAACGCTATACCTCTAAGGAAGCTGTACGGGCTATGGTAGAAGCAGGAGTTCCTAAAATGAAGCGCAGGGAGTCGGATCGTATTAACAAGGCGGCCGCTGCTATTATTCTTCAGAAATACATAGAATTCATGAAATCAGAGAATGTCCGTGTTACCGATCGTTACGTATGATGATGAAGTGCTTCGCCAAAAGGCAGAGCCTGTCACAGAAAATTCCGAAGAAATTCAGCAACTTATCGATGATATGTTTGATTCGATGTATAATTCTGACGGGGTCGGGCTTGCAGCACCCCAGGTCGGGAAGCTTAAACGGCTTTTTGTTGTAGATGCCGATCCGATGGCTGAAAAGGAGGATGAGCCCGAGTATGGTCCTATTGCCATGATTAATCCTGAAATAACTTCAGAAAGTGATGAGGAAGTTGATATGGATGAGGGATGCCTCAGTATTCCGGGAGTGAATGCAACGGTTAGCCGGCCTGAAAAGATAACGGTAAGCTATCTTGATCGTGATTTTAACCGAAAAGAACTGAAAATAGGGGGATGGCTTTCTCGTATCGTTCAGCACGAAACCGATCATTTGGATGGAATACTGTTTCTGGATCACCTTTCTTTCTTTAAACGGAAATTACTCAGTTCTAAACTGAAGGAAATTGCATCCGGAGAAAAGGAGATTGATTATCCAACTGTACCAAAGGATAAATAACTAGCGGAGGGTTCCTTTATGCGTATCGTTTTTATGGGTTCACCTGATTTTGCTATTCCAAGCCTCGAAAAACTAAATCAGACGGAACACGAAATCGTATCGGTAGTCAGTAATGTGGATAAGCGCAGAGGGCGGGGTGCTAAGCCATCACCAACTCCGGTAAAGGCAAAGGCATTGGAACTGGGATTACCGGTTATCGGAGTGGAAGAACTGGACGATCCGGCTTTTTATGAGAAACTAAAAGCCTTGGAGGCGGATCTTTATGTGGTAGTGGCCTTCCGAATATTACCTCCTGATATATTAGAGTTGCCCTCCAAAGGATCTATAAATCTGCATGCCTCGCTGTTACCGAAATACAGGGGAGCAGCCCCTATACACTGGGCGGTTATAAATGGAGAAGAAAAAACGGGTTGTACGGTTTTTTTCCTGAATGAAAAGGTCGATACGGGAAAAATTATTAAACAGAAGGCTACTGATATCGGTAGCAAGGAAACGACTGGTGATGTCTACAACCGATTGAAAGAGATGGGAAGCAGTTTGTTGGTTCAGGCAGTAGAAGAAATTGACCACGAAAGTTATGAACTGACCGAACAGGATGATGAGAAAGCCACTCCCGCGCCTAAATTATTCACTGAAGACTGTAAGATTGATTTTGACCGCCCGTCTAAAAAAGTACATGATAATATAAGGGGATTAAGTCCCTTTCCTACGGCATGGGCGACTCTCGACGGACTGAAATTCAATATGTATCGTTCGGAATTGGGTCCTGAGGATGCACTCAGAACCGGTGAGTTAAAGGTTGAAGACGGCCAGCTCATGGTGGGGTGCGCATCCGGCACCGTTATTTTAAAGGAGGTACAGCTGGAAGGGAAGCGGCGAATGAGCGGAAGTGACTTTATCAACGGTTACCATGGAGCTGGTATTTTAAAGTAAAATTTCTCTATGGAAAATTAATGTGATAATAATATTATACCTGTCAGGAAATTTCAGTTAATCAACAGATAAAAGTTAATTTTTTATGGAACAGTTACCTTTGCTCAAAGCTGCTGAGAAAGGAGATTTAAAAGAAGTAGAAAAACTGCTTAAAGCAGGAGCAGATATAAACGGAACTATTAAAAATGGAGCTTCGGCTCTTATTACGGCAGCCCAGCATGATCAGGAAAAAGTCGTTAGATACCTGCTTGAAGAAGGCGCTGACCCTAATTTGAAAACCGTTATGGGGGGAGCTGCGCTGAATAGGGCCGCTGAGAACGGAAATATAGGGATGATCCAATTATTAATTGAGCATGGGGCTGAAATTGGTGATCTGGCACTGATTGCAGCAGCCCGTGAGGGACAATTGGAGGCCGTACGCTACTTACATGAACAGGGGACTAACCTCAATGCCACCCAGCGTTGGGAGCAGACTGCTCTTATGCTTGCCGCACGAGACGGACATCTGGAAGTGGTGAAATATTTGCTTGATAACGGGGCGTCGGTTAAACGAAAAGACAAGAATGGAAATGGTGCCCTCGCCATGGCGCTCGATAATGATAATATGGAGATCGCCCGCCTGTTACGAAAAGCGGGTGCTACGGCAGAGAGTAAAGAGGAAACTGAAGAAGAACCAGAAGAGGACGAAGATTTTATGCAGGATTTTCCTCTTGATGAAATTCCTCCGGAGGATCTTGATCTGGATGAAGAAGAGGATTAAAATTATCATTCAATAATTTACAAAGTAGGGATTTACTGTTATTTTTAGGCGGCTTGATTATCGCCTGTACTGTTTTATAACACTCCATGCTATAAACAAGTATTTTACACTTAAACCGAGCTAAACTAAAAAGAATAAGTTTTATGGCTAAAATAAATGTAGGAATTAACGGATTCGGACGAATCGGCCGATTGGTTACACGATCCATATTGGCATACCACAAAGATGAAATTAATATTGTTGGTATCAACGATCTAACGGATGCGGAAACATTAGCATATCTATTTAAGCGTGACTCCGTTCACGGCACCTTTGAAGGTGAAGTTAATGTAAGTGAAGGAAGTATTACCATCGACGGAATGGAGATCGGTATTACAGCAGAGCGCGATCCGTCTAATCTAAAATGGGACGAACGTGGAGCGGACGTTGTAGTTGAATCTACCGGTTTATTCCGAACATATGATGCTGCTGCAAAACATCTTGAAGCTGGTGCTGAAAAAGTAATTATTTCTGCTCCTGCAAAAGGAGATAAAGAAGTGAAAACGGTAGTTTTAGGGGTCAATGATGAAATTATTGATGACGACACCCAAATCTATTCCAATGCCAGCTGTACTACTAATTGTTTGGCTCCAATGGTCAAAGTACTTAATGACTCCTTTGGTTTGGAGAAAGGATTCATGACGACGACTCATGCGTATACCGGTAGCCAAAATATACTGGACGGTCCGCATGGTGACCTGAGAAGAGGACGTACAGCCGCACATAATTTGGTCCCAACAACAACGGGAGCTGCACAAACCGTAGAACTTGTATTGCCGGAGCTTGAAGGAAAACTCGACGGAAGCGCTATTCGCGTTCCTGTACCCGATGGTTCACTTACGGATTTAACGGCAATTGTCGAGCAAGACGTTACGGTTGAACAGGTTCACGAGGCGTTTAAGAATGCTGCAGAAGGACCAATGAAAGGTGTGTTAGCCTACTCCGAAGAAGAACTGGTATCTACGGATATACTGAGCGATCCGCACTCTTGCATTTATGATTCCGGATTTACTAAGGCGAACGGTAAGTTAGTTAAGATTTTAGCGTGGTACGATAACGAAGCAGGTTATTCTGCACGTACAGCTGATCTGGTTACCAGAATCGTTTAATATAACTTCCAGTACTTTTTGATTTTGAGGCGGTGTATGATTTTCATGCACCGCCTTTTTTATTGGGAAGAACTTTTGAGGTTTGGTTTTTAGATGTATATGTCATCAAATACTGTAGGTCCGCTAGGACTCATGTTGGAGACTATACTCTTATTCTACCTGTTTTTTATTACCCTCTGGTAGTCGTCTGCTAGGGACCTGGGCAAAGTTTAAGATAGCAACTAATACCACCCCACCCACAGTATTTCCAATGGTGACAGCTGATAGTACATGTCCATAATCCA
Coding sequences:
- a CDS encoding cold-shock protein — protein: MAQQGKVKWFDVEKGFGFIEPEDGSKDVFVHRNNVENLDYNQGLEDGESVEFNVEETPKGLSATDVRSLDYK
- the fmt gene encoding methionyl-tRNA formyltransferase, translating into MRIVFMGSPDFAIPSLEKLNQTEHEIVSVVSNVDKRRGRGAKPSPTPVKAKALELGLPVIGVEELDDPAFYEKLKALEADLYVVVAFRILPPDILELPSKGSINLHASLLPKYRGAAPIHWAVINGEEKTGCTVFFLNEKVDTGKIIKQKATDIGSKETTGDVYNRLKEMGSSLLVQAVEEIDHESYELTEQDDEKATPAPKLFTEDCKIDFDRPSKKVHDNIRGLSPFPTAWATLDGLKFNMYRSELGPEDALRTGELKVEDGQLMVGCASGTVILKEVQLEGKRRMSGSDFINGYHGAGILK
- the def gene encoding peptide deformylase → MSVLPIVTYDDEVLRQKAEPVTENSEEIQQLIDDMFDSMYNSDGVGLAAPQVGKLKRLFVVDADPMAEKEDEPEYGPIAMINPEITSESDEEVDMDEGCLSIPGVNATVSRPEKITVSYLDRDFNRKELKIGGWLSRIVQHETDHLDGILFLDHLSFFKRKLLSSKLKEIASGEKEIDYPTVPKDK
- the gap gene encoding type I glyceraldehyde-3-phosphate dehydrogenase → MAKINVGINGFGRIGRLVTRSILAYHKDEINIVGINDLTDAETLAYLFKRDSVHGTFEGEVNVSEGSITIDGMEIGITAERDPSNLKWDERGADVVVESTGLFRTYDAAAKHLEAGAEKVIISAPAKGDKEVKTVVLGVNDEIIDDDTQIYSNASCTTNCLAPMVKVLNDSFGLEKGFMTTTHAYTGSQNILDGPHGDLRRGRTAAHNLVPTTTGAAQTVELVLPELEGKLDGSAIRVPVPDGSLTDLTAIVEQDVTVEQVHEAFKNAAEGPMKGVLAYSEEELVSTDILSDPHSCIYDSGFTKANGKLVKILAWYDNEAGYSARTADLVTRIV
- a CDS encoding Gfo/Idh/MocA family protein is translated as MSNGFGRKEFLKLIGLAGFTGTGLFSNFTDDSEHGVSYKKKQIQRFNMHGYAAPALETVRIGIIGVGNRGSGAVRRLARIEGTDIKAICDLEQQRVESAIDSIKDTSHNPEGYYGSEEEWKKVCNRKDIDLIYICTPWEWHTPMAVFAMEHEKHAATEIPAAQTIEECWKLVETSEKTRRHCMMLENTCYDFFEMVTLNMARNGFFGEIIHGEGAYIHQLINHNFSKDNYSNMWRLNENRDRNGNLYPMHGLGPIAQTMNLNSGDQMDYMVSMSSKDFMMREKANELAEEDDFWEQYADWDYRGNMNTSTIRTHKGRTIMLQHDVTSPRPYTRIHLLSGTKGMARKWPLPAKIATDHSGWISEEEFNELEEKFTPKITKKVGEMARQVGGHGGMDTLMDWKLIDCLRNGLPLDMTVYDAALWSSVIPLSERSVANRSETLDVPDFTGGAWKSNEPLMDIELRRGGTTQII
- a CDS encoding RelA/SpoT family protein; translated protein: MAETKATYNIDLDAHTLAPPEQANLDQLLQVCRDHLEEVDEQMVSRAFKLCYLSHEGIERASGEAFYLHPVAVAEIVASEINIDDVSVVAALLHDTVEDTGVTLDDIEEKFGEVVSHLIDGVTKISGVFKSRDTKQAETFMKLLLSMAEDIRVVLIKFADRLHNMRTIQHLPREKQMQKATETMELYAPLAHRFGLFNMKSELEDLCFRVIDPNSYKFIARKLREKKEARENFIEEFMEPIKEELEKQGFTFEIKGRPKHIYSIFRKMQRQQKPFEEIYDLFAIRIILEDPHSKEDCWRVYSIITDWYTPIPKRFRDFISVPKANGYQSLHTTVITKQGRKVEVQIRTRQMDDIAEKGLAAHWKYKEGKKGSETLDKFVHWVRDVLDNPRPDAATEFVKDFQLNLYQDEIYVFTPQGELRTLPQGATPIDFAFDIHSEIGERAMAAKINGKMAPLRQKLEIGDQVEIITGNKINLNPDWINDVVTHKAKSRIRQYIKQQEREVADEGQEIWEKRAKRANVVISDQDLMKVAHKLKFESTQELFYEIGKGNFDVSKLLKAAKQFTGKGRIQKEEKEQKKTPITEEEIQKTYIDAARSIGDEKALVIDDNISNIKYSYANCCNPIPGDDVIGFISRTGDVKVHRSNCKNIHHLIQTDGERVIDVSWAKNISSKFLGAVKIVGEDRVGMINDITDILSKSMETNMKSINVNSDSGMFEGILTVYVDNIDHLDRVITKLHKVEGVKSVFRYE
- the ruvX gene encoding Holliday junction resolvase RuvX, which produces MAKYGRLIGIDVGTKWIGLARTDLLKTVANPIGTYHDSEVMEALKKLVENEQVEKFVVGWPLTPEGDEGKAIKMVRSFLSRLEEHFPDMEVAKMDERYTSKEAVRAMVEAGVPKMKRRESDRINKAAAAIILQKYIEFMKSENVRVTDRYV
- a CDS encoding HU family DNA-binding protein — translated: MMTYTKKDIVRRVAEQLDEPMVQTEPWVEAVLVALRETMMDADPTCRIELRDFGVFEVKKTKAKPRARNPRTNEEIYVPAHRKTHFKPSKLLKQFLKQPLEEEEIEEMEG
- a CDS encoding ankyrin repeat domain-containing protein, whose protein sequence is MEQLPLLKAAEKGDLKEVEKLLKAGADINGTIKNGASALITAAQHDQEKVVRYLLEEGADPNLKTVMGGAALNRAAENGNIGMIQLLIEHGAEIGDLALIAAAREGQLEAVRYLHEQGTNLNATQRWEQTALMLAARDGHLEVVKYLLDNGASVKRKDKNGNGALAMALDNDNMEIARLLRKAGATAESKEETEEEPEEDEDFMQDFPLDEIPPEDLDLDEEED
- a CDS encoding outer membrane beta-barrel protein encodes the protein MDIKKLLFGLATFALLISSVPQKVAAQWSLGASYEIRDEEPENGFGVRLERDILQRLPIVNLGLRGHFSYFNEENSLSRDGVTYSRELTNYDYGLAAVGGVSVGLVAPYVGLGLGSSTMDVNRDDLPEDSPFDEDGSDSAIYWNGFVGAEISPVPLLTPFVEYRLEQVSNYENLDESIKEGNGRLIFGVSINF